A genome region from Chryseobacterium sp. G0186 includes the following:
- a CDS encoding acyltransferase family protein, whose protein sequence is MTTERPERLYGLDHLRALAIILVLLYHYRAFKHPVWIETVGKFGWTGVDLFFVLSGFLISGQLFREMQDRGSISLKTFYIKRFFRIIPSYLFTVFLYFTMPFFREREALPPLWKFLTFTQNYGLNVIDQGTFSHAWSLCIEEQFYFILPLLLLIVMPTKGFKYLGILVVGIIVFSMMLRLMIWNESIAAMENDSLEFWRSWYMKIYYPTHTRLDGLGIGVLIGYLMQYSSSFKRIVHHHGNRLFLMGILLLGISFWVCNEQGSKNASVFGFTMVAVSYGMIVMSAISESSFFSQKKLYITSQLAALSYAIYLSHKGIIHMIQTVFEKLDIQTSDNVSLIVCLLGCIVGGLVYRWGIEKPFSRIKSKIVSKK, encoded by the coding sequence ATGACAACAGAACGACCTGAAAGACTTTACGGACTGGATCACCTGCGGGCCTTAGCTATTATACTGGTTTTACTATACCATTATCGTGCTTTTAAGCATCCTGTCTGGATTGAAACTGTAGGGAAGTTTGGATGGACCGGTGTTGACCTGTTCTTTGTTTTAAGCGGTTTTCTGATCTCCGGTCAGTTATTTAGGGAAATGCAAGATCGGGGAAGCATCAGTTTGAAAACATTTTACATCAAACGTTTTTTCAGGATTATTCCATCCTATCTTTTTACTGTTTTTCTCTATTTTACAATGCCTTTTTTCAGGGAAAGAGAAGCGCTGCCACCTTTATGGAAGTTTCTCACATTCACTCAGAATTATGGGTTGAATGTTATTGACCAGGGAACATTTTCTCACGCGTGGTCATTGTGTATTGAAGAACAGTTTTATTTTATCCTTCCCTTATTACTTTTGATAGTTATGCCCACAAAGGGGTTTAAATATCTTGGAATTTTAGTGGTTGGGATCATAGTTTTTTCAATGATGCTAAGATTAATGATCTGGAATGAATCTATTGCCGCTATGGAGAATGATTCTCTGGAATTCTGGCGTTCATGGTATATGAAAATTTATTATCCTACCCATACCCGGCTGGATGGACTTGGAATAGGGGTATTAATAGGATATCTCATGCAGTATTCTTCATCCTTTAAAAGAATTGTACATCATCATGGAAACAGGCTTTTTCTTATGGGGATATTGTTGTTGGGCATCTCATTTTGGGTTTGCAATGAACAGGGATCAAAGAATGCTTCTGTTTTTGGGTTTACCATGGTGGCTGTAAGCTATGGAATGATTGTGATGTCTGCTATTTCTGAATCTTCATTTTTTTCGCAGAAGAAACTTTATATCACTTCACAGTTGGCGGCTTTGTCTTATGCCATTTATCTTTCACATAAAGGAATTATTCATATGATTCAGACTGTCTTTGAAAAGCTTGATATTCAGACTTCGGACAATGTGAGTCTTATTGTTTGCTTATTAGGTTGTATTGTGGGAGGCTTAGTGTATAGATGGGGCATTGAAAAGCCTTTTTCCCGTATTAAATCAAAAATAGTAAGCAAGAAATAA
- a CDS encoding LytR/AlgR family response regulator transcription factor, protein MINCIIVDDEPLAARLLENHISKIDHLKLAGKAENAMEAYQLLQNQSVDLMFLDIQMPHLNGIDFLRSLSQKPKTIFTTAYRDFAIQGFELEAVDYLLKPITFERFFKSVERILRNSDHKDDFIILKTEGMQRKIDLSEIVYIESQGNDIKVTLANHLSFISKNKIADLESTLASKGFVRIHRSFMINTECVTAFNNNEVHLSDYKIPVGRSYKIEFDRFINIISKRSLNK, encoded by the coding sequence ATGATTAACTGTATCATTGTAGATGATGAACCCCTGGCAGCCCGATTACTGGAAAATCATATTTCCAAGATTGATCATTTGAAACTGGCAGGAAAGGCTGAAAATGCCATGGAAGCTTATCAGTTGCTTCAGAACCAATCTGTAGATCTGATGTTTCTCGATATTCAGATGCCGCACCTGAACGGAATTGATTTCCTAAGATCGCTTTCCCAAAAACCAAAGACTATCTTCACCACTGCCTATCGTGATTTTGCCATTCAAGGCTTTGAGCTGGAAGCTGTAGATTATCTTTTGAAGCCCATTACCTTTGAACGCTTTTTCAAATCTGTAGAACGTATACTGAGAAATTCTGATCATAAGGATGATTTTATTATTCTTAAAACAGAGGGAATGCAACGAAAAATTGATCTTTCAGAAATAGTTTATATTGAAAGCCAGGGAAATGACATCAAGGTGACACTGGCCAACCATTTGAGTTTTATTTCAAAAAATAAAATAGCAGACTTGGAATCTACTCTTGCATCTAAGGGGTTTGTGAGGATTCACAGGTCTTTCATGATCAATACTGAATGTGTCACTGCTTTCAATAACAACGAGGTTCATCTGAGTGACTATAAAATTCCGGTCGGAAGAAGTTACAAAATTGAATTCGATCGTTTTATCAATATTATTTCTAAACGATCTCTTAATAAATAG
- a CDS encoding nuclear transport factor 2 family protein, which produces MKHRFFVPFLLIVLSCLPYTSIFSQSKPYTPVSQELYNTIMKKDSILFDAANSGNIEKLKTFFTEDLEFFHDVGGLANYKETIDNFSRIAKNYAYTRRVLVPESTEVYPIKDYGAIQTGVHQFCRLENGSLINCGTFKFVHVWKQTPDGWKISRVVSYGH; this is translated from the coding sequence ATGAAACATAGATTCTTTGTTCCGTTCCTTTTAATCGTATTGTCCTGTTTACCATATACAAGCATTTTTTCACAATCAAAGCCCTATACACCGGTATCACAGGAACTATACAATACCATAATGAAAAAAGACAGTATTCTTTTTGATGCAGCCAATTCAGGGAATATTGAAAAACTTAAAACTTTTTTTACTGAAGATCTTGAATTTTTCCATGATGTTGGTGGTTTAGCAAACTATAAGGAAACTATTGATAATTTCAGTAGAATAGCCAAAAACTATGCATACACCCGAAGAGTTTTAGTACCAGAATCTACGGAGGTATACCCTATCAAAGATTATGGAGCTATACAAACGGGGGTCCATCAATTTTGCCGTTTGGAAAATGGATCTCTGATTAATTGCGGAACATTCAAATTTGTTCATGTTTGGAAGCAAACTCCTGATGGATGGAAAATTTCAAGAGTAGTAAGCTATGGTCATTAA
- the bla gene encoding class A beta-lactamase gives MKSRKIILTIFIILLSVPLFSQTNTNPELKKLIEAIISGKKADVGVSIIGLSKKEVTQINGNKFYPMLSTVKFPIALTILHQVEKGELSLHQKIYIKKEELLEDTWSPFKKEYPDGNLELTLEEAMKWMVSYSDNNLTDILLRLIGGPESVQKFITSKSFIIKNDEEGMHKDWDSQFINTITPNEATRLLEQFYNGKILNKEHTKWLYTAMLNNVSGAKRLKAHLPKGVKIAHRTGTSFTNDAGMTGAVNDFGIIELSDKKRFYIAVFVHDSYEKFEDTEAIIADIAKAATTHYNKKQPHDQNKNIFRSSYFTRPFHNCKSSENRAIFP, from the coding sequence ATGAAATCAAGGAAAATTATTCTTACGATATTTATCATCCTTTTAAGCGTACCGCTTTTTTCTCAAACCAATACAAATCCGGAATTAAAAAAACTAATTGAAGCCATCATTTCAGGTAAGAAAGCAGATGTAGGGGTTTCAATTATCGGACTCTCAAAAAAAGAGGTCACACAAATTAATGGAAATAAGTTTTATCCTATGCTGAGTACTGTAAAGTTTCCCATTGCGCTAACAATTCTTCATCAGGTGGAAAAGGGTGAGCTTTCTCTACATCAAAAAATCTACATCAAAAAGGAAGAACTTCTGGAAGATACCTGGAGTCCTTTTAAAAAGGAATATCCTGACGGAAATCTTGAACTTACCCTGGAAGAAGCAATGAAATGGATGGTTTCCTACAGTGATAACAACCTAACAGACATCCTCCTACGATTAATTGGTGGCCCTGAATCTGTTCAAAAATTTATAACCAGTAAAAGTTTCATCATTAAAAACGATGAAGAGGGAATGCATAAGGACTGGGATTCGCAGTTTATCAATACCATAACACCGAACGAAGCAACCCGCTTACTTGAACAATTCTACAACGGAAAAATTCTGAATAAGGAACATACTAAATGGCTCTACACCGCTATGCTCAATAATGTATCGGGTGCCAAAAGACTTAAGGCCCACCTTCCCAAAGGCGTTAAAATTGCTCACCGCACCGGAACCTCTTTTACCAACGATGCGGGAATGACAGGGGCTGTAAATGATTTCGGAATCATTGAGCTCTCAGATAAAAAAAGATTCTATATTGCCGTTTTTGTACATGACTCCTATGAAAAATTTGAAGATACAGAAGCCATTATCGCAGATATAGCCAAGGCTGCCACTACTCATTATAACAAAAAACAACCCCATGATCAGAACAAAAATATTTTTCGCTCTAGCTATTTCACTAGGCCTTTCCACAATTGCAAAAGCTCAGAAAACAGAGCAATATTCCCGTAA
- a CDS encoding SusC/RagA family TonB-linked outer membrane protein, protein MRKKQCKLGVLAVLLFAEYGFAQKKDSLSQETSIKEVVVVAFGKQKKEEITGSVQSLKSKDLSNLQNGNILQGIGGKVAGVQVISSGQPGSQPTIRMRGIGSINASSDPLIVLDGIPYSGDLNSISSADIESISFLEDASSNALYGSRGANGVIIVNTKRGRSKGLHIEADVKTGVNFRSIEDYSVYTSPQDYYTAFYNRARIGEVARLKQTGAVPSGPSPHAVGLAALNKLGYNVYNVPFNQLIGQDGSFNSDAQLLYQDNWNKLLFKPALRREATLGINASGNQIKSYTSLNYLDDKGYLISSGFERFGIRSNLDYTITSKLKLTSALSYTYSKQDFGEAGGFSNPFQFARNISPFYPVFLRNDNYERLYDSHGNALYDYGDGQGPNGATRSYAVFENPVGNLQQNKSQTTSNITNLNLGLNYEIIKGLDFTYNFGAYLENLKTLQFGNTEGGTSSSVGGTISKGSTFKYTLNHQQLLTYQKKLGKHNFNFLVGHELNKIKSEGFSGSKQQLLLPNSWSFDNAVKITDLSGNGYEYAVEGYFSRLLYNYDNKYFFNANIRRDGSSVFSPDSRWGNFYGLGLAWNVAKEDFLKDSNVINALKLKASYGQQGNDNILLDATTRDYYAYQDIYGINNFGNDKPVLSLKKQGNKDLKWETSKNLNAGFELSLLNNKININADYFERKVSDMIYALPLPPSNAGSYVKYGNIGDMTNRGVQANINVDLIHNEQLQWNVYANATHYKNKITRLPAEQRNTGLVTGLFILTEGGDRYTYYLKEFAGVNPENGDALWYRTSINPTTQKDERTITNNYKEATDYNTGKSAIPKVYGGFGTDITYKRLSLAINFAYQFGGYGYDDIYRSLFHSDTYGSNYSTDLDKTWTPENPNAALPRVDLTSTNQNGNSTLYLIKSDYISLQDVTLGYQFPDGFAQQAGLSGLKIYVTGNNLYLWSKRKGYDPRASLTGVSDPYKYSLLSSVSLGFKLTF, encoded by the coding sequence ATGAGAAAAAAACAATGCAAACTTGGTGTATTGGCCGTGCTCTTATTCGCAGAATATGGCTTTGCACAGAAAAAAGACAGTCTTTCCCAGGAGACTTCCATCAAGGAGGTTGTGGTAGTTGCTTTTGGAAAGCAAAAAAAAGAAGAAATAACCGGATCTGTACAGTCATTAAAGTCTAAAGACCTGTCAAATCTTCAAAATGGAAACATTCTTCAGGGAATTGGCGGTAAGGTTGCCGGTGTACAGGTAATTTCATCCGGGCAACCCGGCTCCCAGCCAACAATAAGAATGAGAGGAATTGGTTCTATCAATGCCTCCAGTGATCCGTTAATCGTACTGGATGGAATCCCTTACAGTGGAGATCTGAACAGTATTTCTTCTGCTGATATTGAGAGTATTTCCTTTCTTGAAGATGCCTCTTCTAATGCTCTGTACGGTTCCAGAGGAGCCAATGGGGTCATTATTGTGAATACCAAGAGAGGGAGAAGTAAAGGACTTCACATTGAAGCAGATGTAAAAACGGGAGTCAATTTCAGATCTATTGAGGATTATTCGGTGTATACTTCGCCACAGGATTATTATACGGCATTTTATAACAGAGCCAGAATTGGAGAGGTGGCCAGATTGAAGCAAACTGGAGCTGTTCCTTCAGGACCTAGTCCCCATGCTGTAGGGCTTGCAGCACTGAACAAATTGGGATATAATGTTTACAACGTTCCCTTTAATCAATTGATAGGACAAGATGGTTCCTTTAATTCTGATGCTCAGTTGTTATATCAGGATAACTGGAACAAACTGCTATTTAAACCTGCATTAAGGCGAGAAGCTACTTTGGGAATCAATGCCAGTGGTAACCAGATAAAATCCTATACTTCACTGAATTACCTGGATGACAAAGGCTACCTGATCTCATCCGGATTTGAAAGATTTGGGATCAGATCCAACCTGGACTATACCATCACTTCAAAGTTAAAACTGACAAGTGCTCTTTCCTATACCTACAGCAAACAGGATTTTGGGGAGGCAGGAGGTTTTTCCAACCCTTTTCAGTTTGCCCGAAATATATCTCCTTTTTATCCGGTCTTTCTTAGGAATGATAATTATGAAAGATTGTATGACAGCCATGGAAATGCCTTATATGATTATGGAGACGGACAAGGCCCTAATGGAGCTACCAGATCCTATGCCGTGTTTGAAAACCCGGTAGGTAACCTTCAGCAAAATAAATCACAGACAACCAGCAATATTACCAACCTGAACCTTGGTTTAAACTATGAAATTATTAAGGGACTGGATTTCACTTATAATTTTGGAGCTTACCTTGAAAATTTAAAAACGCTGCAGTTTGGAAATACGGAAGGAGGTACCTCTTCATCGGTTGGAGGAACCATTTCAAAGGGATCTACATTTAAATATACTTTGAATCATCAGCAGTTGCTTACCTACCAAAAGAAGCTGGGTAAACACAACTTTAACTTCCTTGTTGGACACGAATTAAATAAAATAAAAAGTGAGGGATTCTCCGGATCAAAACAGCAGCTTTTATTACCCAATTCATGGTCCTTTGATAATGCAGTAAAGATCACAGATTTGTCAGGAAACGGGTATGAATATGCAGTGGAGGGATATTTTTCGAGATTGTTGTATAACTATGACAACAAGTATTTCTTTAATGCCAATATTCGTAGGGACGGTTCTTCTGTATTTTCTCCGGATAGCAGATGGGGTAACTTTTACGGATTGGGATTAGCATGGAATGTTGCCAAAGAAGATTTCCTTAAAGACAGTAATGTCATTAATGCCCTGAAATTAAAAGCTTCCTACGGACAACAGGGAAATGATAATATTCTTCTGGACGCCACCACAAGGGATTACTATGCTTATCAGGACATCTATGGAATCAACAATTTTGGGAACGACAAACCTGTTTTATCTCTTAAAAAGCAAGGAAACAAGGATTTAAAATGGGAAACCTCCAAAAACCTGAATGCCGGTTTTGAACTCTCTCTTTTAAACAACAAGATCAATATCAATGCTGATTACTTTGAGAGAAAGGTATCTGATATGATCTATGCCCTTCCTCTGCCTCCATCCAATGCAGGATCTTATGTGAAGTATGGAAATATCGGGGACATGACAAACAGAGGGGTACAGGCCAACATCAATGTGGATCTTATTCATAATGAGCAGCTGCAATGGAATGTTTACGCCAATGCAACCCACTACAAAAATAAGATCACCAGATTACCAGCTGAACAAAGAAATACAGGGCTCGTAACAGGGTTATTTATCCTGACTGAGGGTGGAGACCGATACACGTATTACCTTAAGGAGTTTGCAGGGGTAAATCCTGAAAATGGGGATGCTCTTTGGTACCGTACCAGCATCAACCCTACTACTCAAAAGGATGAAAGAACGATCACCAACAATTACAAGGAAGCGACAGACTATAACACAGGAAAATCTGCTATTCCGAAAGTTTATGGTGGATTTGGAACTGACATTACCTATAAAAGGCTGAGCCTGGCCATCAATTTTGCCTATCAGTTTGGAGGGTATGGCTATGATGATATTTACAGATCATTATTCCATTCAGATACCTATGGTTCCAATTACTCTACGGATCTGGATAAGACATGGACTCCGGAGAACCCCAATGCTGCTTTACCCCGTGTAGACCTTACTTCTACCAATCAGAACGGTAATTCAACACTTTATCTGATAAAGTCAGATTATATCAGTCTTCAGGATGTCACCTTAGGATATCAGTTTCCTGATGGTTTTGCCCAGCAGGCAGGATTATCAGGATTAAAGATTTATGTGACAGGGAACAATCTTTATCTATGGTCCAAAAGAAAGGGGTATGACCCAAGAGCTTCATTGACAGGAGTGTCTGATCCATACAAATACTCTTTATTATCCAGTGTTTCGCTAGGTTTTAAACTAACATTTTAA
- a CDS encoding serine hydrolase domain-containing protein, with protein MIRTKIFFALAISLGLSTIAKAQKTEQYSRKIDSIITASTPLSFNGVVLVSQNGKTKYLKSNGYKDFDKKIPLKTDDQFEIMSNSKQVTAVLILQTAEQGKLDLQTPIKKYLPSLTQSWADTITIHHLLNHTHGIVDRDKPVAFKAGSQFKYGNLSYMLLGEILQNTTGKSFTALANSLFKKLKMEKTLIYNTKNKQSVVPGYMNEGNQFKKVENSFLNDDIAPAAGVISTVQDLAKWDEALFKGKLLSPQFQKLMLTPSTTSQHNVFGKESMGFGYNIRFIKEAGLDYYAVTGLGDGFTCLNVYFPSIDTSLIVLENQMPTKSDHWSFKEASIKNAVLKSITSK; from the coding sequence ATGATCAGAACAAAAATATTTTTCGCTCTAGCTATTTCACTAGGCCTTTCCACAATTGCAAAAGCTCAGAAAACAGAGCAATATTCCCGTAAGATTGATAGTATTATAACCGCTTCTACTCCTTTATCATTCAATGGTGTTGTTTTGGTTTCTCAAAATGGAAAAACAAAGTACCTGAAATCCAACGGCTATAAGGATTTTGATAAAAAAATTCCTTTGAAAACTGACGATCAGTTTGAGATTATGTCAAACTCTAAACAAGTTACTGCTGTTTTAATTTTACAGACCGCTGAACAGGGAAAACTGGATCTACAGACCCCCATAAAAAAATATCTGCCATCCCTCACTCAATCCTGGGCAGACACCATAACCATACATCATCTTCTGAATCATACCCATGGTATTGTTGATAGAGACAAACCTGTTGCTTTCAAGGCCGGTTCACAATTCAAGTATGGAAACTTATCTTATATGCTGTTAGGAGAAATTCTTCAAAATACTACAGGTAAGAGCTTTACAGCACTGGCCAATTCTCTTTTCAAGAAATTGAAAATGGAGAAAACATTGATCTATAACACTAAAAACAAGCAATCTGTTGTTCCTGGTTATATGAATGAAGGCAATCAATTTAAAAAAGTTGAAAATTCTTTTTTAAATGATGACATAGCTCCTGCAGCAGGAGTGATTTCTACTGTTCAGGATCTTGCCAAATGGGATGAAGCATTGTTTAAGGGAAAACTTCTTTCTCCTCAATTTCAAAAGCTGATGCTTACCCCCTCTACTACTTCTCAGCATAATGTTTTTGGGAAAGAAAGCATGGGCTTTGGCTATAATATCAGATTCATTAAAGAAGCAGGACTTGATTATTATGCGGTGACGGGACTTGGTGACGGATTTACATGCCTTAATGTGTACTTTCCGTCGATCGATACCAGTTTGATCGTTCTTGAAAACCAAATGCCAACAAAAAGTGACCATTGGAGTTTCAAGGAAGCATCGATCAAGAATGCCGTATTGAAAAGCATTACTTCAAAATAA
- a CDS encoding RagB/SusD family nutrient uptake outer membrane protein encodes MKTIKYFIAAIGISLFTNSCANDLNTLPEGDISGEQLNDDQSKPEKILGGIYLDLRSNGAGGTASHSDFGIMAIKAGADLMSNDVIQATNQHLGMFYNYEATNASNPASEIVWTTFYARIFVINKLLDDLKNDDSSKNRAIKGQLLALRAYSYFHLIRFYANDYKGHQSDPGLPLVITTSNSNQGLPRSTVAEVYGQITKDIEESINLLDSFARPSRAQIDQRTAKAIAAEVFLQTGDYTKAGKYAEESKQGIALMTENDYTSTGFSNINNPEVIWGFHNTISTMSIGNYYASFFSMFDNTNEGYAGAAQIYKLIDKRLYEAIPETDYRKKVFNGSQGAKYTFNGKTKNYPAYVSWKFKDPSLFEGDYIYIRASSLYYIEAEALARQGREAEARQVLFEIASKRDKAYTLSSKTGNELINEIILQKRIELWGEGYAWFDMKRLNTPLERVYTGTNHTFGRFNLTSDKFKFQIPNKEINNNPQIKQNE; translated from the coding sequence ATGAAAACAATAAAATACTTTATAGCAGCAATAGGGATCAGTCTTTTTACCAACAGCTGTGCCAATGATCTGAATACGTTGCCGGAAGGAGATATTTCCGGTGAACAACTGAATGACGATCAATCTAAACCCGAAAAAATATTGGGTGGAATCTATCTTGATCTTCGCAGCAATGGTGCCGGCGGTACTGCTTCTCACTCTGATTTCGGAATTATGGCTATTAAAGCAGGAGCAGATCTGATGTCTAATGACGTCATACAGGCTACAAACCAGCATTTGGGAATGTTTTATAATTATGAAGCGACCAATGCCAGCAATCCTGCGTCTGAAATTGTCTGGACCACTTTTTATGCAAGAATATTTGTGATCAATAAGCTTCTTGATGATTTAAAAAATGATGACAGTTCAAAAAACAGAGCTATCAAAGGACAATTGCTGGCCTTAAGAGCATATTCTTATTTTCATCTGATCCGTTTCTATGCCAATGATTATAAAGGACATCAGTCTGATCCGGGACTTCCTCTTGTTATAACAACCAGCAACTCCAACCAGGGGCTTCCAAGATCAACGGTAGCTGAGGTATACGGGCAGATTACCAAAGATATTGAAGAATCTATTAATCTTTTGGACAGTTTTGCCCGCCCGTCCAGAGCACAAATCGATCAGAGAACAGCTAAAGCTATTGCTGCTGAGGTTTTCCTGCAGACCGGAGATTATACGAAAGCCGGAAAATATGCTGAAGAAAGTAAACAAGGCATCGCCCTGATGACAGAAAATGATTATACCTCAACAGGATTTTCCAACATCAACAATCCTGAAGTTATTTGGGGGTTTCATAATACCATTTCCACGATGAGTATTGGAAATTATTACGCTTCTTTCTTCTCGATGTTCGACAACACCAATGAAGGGTATGCCGGAGCCGCCCAAATCTACAAACTGATAGATAAACGTCTGTATGAAGCCATTCCTGAAACGGATTACCGTAAAAAAGTATTCAATGGAAGCCAGGGTGCCAAGTATACCTTTAATGGAAAGACAAAAAACTATCCTGCCTATGTAAGCTGGAAGTTTAAGGATCCCAGCCTTTTTGAGGGAGATTATATTTACATCCGAGCCTCTTCTTTATATTATATAGAAGCGGAAGCCCTTGCAAGACAAGGAAGAGAAGCGGAAGCCAGACAGGTATTATTTGAAATCGCCTCCAAAAGGGATAAAGCCTATACTCTATCTTCAAAGACAGGAAATGAGCTGATTAACGAAATTATCCTGCAAAAAAGAATTGAACTTTGGGGTGAAGGCTATGCCTGGTTTGATATGAAAAGACTCAATACTCCTTTAGAAAGAGTGTATACCGGAACGAACCATACTTTTGGAAGATTTAACCTGACATCGGATAAATTCAAGTTCCAGATTCCGAATAAAGAGATTAATAATAACCCACAAATCAAACAGAATGAATAG
- a CDS encoding sensor histidine kinase produces MMKNGTGTQIRQTLYFQLFFWIALFLFGIAKSYGEYSDGVFKELVIYNFCHWIFQILGANFIYYILIRHFFDKKQYVKFSVFLIISLYILSVINRIFIVYMAEPFFVNEPKDSLVSIFTDIRYLFLHYTFSIISGTFIFISIMFIIRYKDEKENTIQLQKEKTELELKSLKSQLNPHFLFNTLNNIYSLSISNSDKTSQSISQLSDILDYILYKGQKKWVSIADELTIIDHYIALESLRYPDKRLKVSKQIMLQSANSIPPLLYLTLVENAFKHGAGKSSGQTEIKIIMETNAKQSIFKIENTFEYDTHQNEKAIGLQNIKKQLQYHYHEHFTFNISQENNIFNVEIITPSQYD; encoded by the coding sequence ATGATGAAAAACGGAACAGGAACTCAAATCAGGCAAACTCTATACTTCCAGTTATTCTTCTGGATTGCCTTATTCTTGTTTGGAATTGCCAAAAGCTATGGTGAATATAGTGACGGAGTTTTCAAGGAACTGGTGATCTACAATTTTTGTCATTGGATTTTTCAGATTCTGGGAGCTAATTTCATCTATTATATTCTGATCAGACATTTTTTTGACAAAAAGCAATATGTTAAGTTCTCAGTATTCCTGATCATAAGCCTTTACATCCTTTCGGTAATCAACAGGATCTTTATTGTCTATATGGCGGAACCTTTTTTTGTGAATGAGCCCAAAGACAGCCTTGTCAGTATTTTTACAGATATCAGGTATCTCTTTCTTCACTATACATTTTCTATCATCAGTGGCACCTTTATCTTTATTTCGATCATGTTTATCATACGGTATAAAGATGAAAAGGAAAATACGATACAACTGCAAAAGGAGAAGACCGAACTGGAATTGAAATCCCTTAAATCACAGTTGAATCCTCATTTTCTGTTTAATACATTAAATAATATTTACTCCCTTTCAATCAGCAATTCTGACAAGACTTCCCAATCCATCAGCCAGTTATCGGATATTTTAGATTATATCTTGTATAAAGGACAGAAAAAGTGGGTATCTATCGCCGATGAGCTTACTATTATTGATCATTATATTGCCCTGGAAAGTCTTCGTTATCCTGATAAAAGGTTAAAAGTATCTAAGCAGATCATGTTACAATCCGCTAATTCCATTCCACCACTGCTCTATCTTACCCTTGTGGAAAATGCTTTTAAGCATGGTGCCGGAAAAAGTTCAGGACAGACAGAAATAAAAATAATCATGGAAACCAATGCCAAGCAATCCATTTTCAAAATTGAAAATACTTTTGAGTATGATACTCACCAAAATGAAAAAGCAATTGGCTTACAGAATATTAAAAAACAGCTCCAATATCATTATCACGAACATTTTACATTTAATATTTCCCAGGAAAACAATATTTTTAATGTTGAAATAATTACCCCTTCACAATATGATTAA
- a CDS encoding ABC transporter ATP-binding protein translates to MPLQIINLTKNFGEQTALNNINISIDKNEIIGLLGPNGAGKSTLMKSIVGALKIDQGEIIFNGLNISEHEIQSKKKIGFLPENNPLYLEMYVKEYLQFVANIHKISESRVDEVIELVGITPEKSKRIGQLSKGYKQRVGLAQAIIHQPDLLILDEPTNGLDPNQILEIRNVIKEIGQQKTVLLSTHIMQEVEALCSRVILIHKGNILQDCPIDEFKGKFDSLEEAFASYTAISN, encoded by the coding sequence ATGCCGCTTCAGATAATCAATTTAACCAAAAATTTTGGTGAGCAGACTGCCCTAAACAACATCAACATTTCCATTGATAAAAATGAGATCATCGGTCTTCTGGGTCCTAACGGTGCAGGAAAATCTACCTTGATGAAATCCATTGTAGGGGCACTGAAAATTGATCAGGGAGAAATTATCTTTAATGGTCTGAATATTTCCGAACATGAAATTCAGAGTAAGAAAAAAATAGGTTTTCTTCCTGAAAACAACCCGCTTTATCTGGAAATGTATGTAAAGGAATATCTTCAGTTTGTAGCCAATATCCATAAGATCTCTGAATCCAGGGTAGATGAAGTGATTGAACTGGTAGGAATTACTCCGGAGAAATCAAAAAGAATCGGACAGCTTTCAAAAGGATATAAACAACGTGTGGGATTGGCTCAGGCTATTATCCATCAACCGGATTTATTGATTCTGGATGAACCTACTAATGGACTGGACCCTAATCAAATCCTGGAAATCAGAAATGTAATAAAGGAAATCGGCCAGCAGAAAACAGTTTTGCTTTCTACCCATATTATGCAGGAAGTTGAGGCACTTTGCTCTAGGGTCATTCTTATTCATAAAGGAAATATTCTTCAGGACTGCCCTATTGATGAATTTAAGGGGAAATTTGATAGTCTGGAAGAAGCCTTTGCTAGCTATACTGCTATTTCAAACTAG